A single window of Amphiura filiformis chromosome 17, Afil_fr2py, whole genome shotgun sequence DNA harbors:
- the LOC140137746 gene encoding LOW QUALITY PROTEIN: superkiller complex protein 2-like (The sequence of the model RefSeq protein was modified relative to this genomic sequence to represent the inferred CDS: inserted 2 bases in 2 codons) produces MASEFESLEQSKFDLPTDDDELNFNLLQLGCSDQIAIVPKQTGSNATHISTLPGGLPPVLQDFQTRTESYLTCPEKLPIHHVEKAQRFIPRKTNPSSLYSISSCPLQSTLQVERDPTTGELLGFKEVRLEDTGSTAKNSLSLRRQPGPPSEAVRGNSTNYPFWPGGIDEPTLEVMQAKVEGEIEMDFENDLLTTPPGFETGMTFEPKSEEKGVGEQALATTPVNDIITDVKTLKLTDIMLGDDDLVFDDEEEEEERAKEVETQLKENTNQKSEKEESETSNLTRSDSLEKLLPPKKDTVIETKNVPTLKPSADEPKEEWSVRVDISXPVDDFHXKVPVPAHKWPFELDVFQKQAVLHLENHESVFVAAHTSAGKTVVAEYAIALSLRHLTRTVYTSPIKALSNQKFRDFRQTFSDVGLLTGDVQIKPEASCLIMTTEILRSMLYNGSDVIRDLEWVIFDEVHYINDSERGVVWEEVLIMLPEHVKIILLSATVPNTMQFAGWVGRIKQKKIYVISTLKRPVPLEHYLYTGNSNKTSNELFMIVDAKKQFLQRGYNKAIDAKKGRETKVTSGYGAKGPRGGGFKSDKPVYLSVIEMLRKKDQLPVVVFTFSKKRCDDNASSLSSLDLTTSSEKSEIHVFVRKCLERLKVADRGLPQVLTMSELLKRGIAVHHSGILPILKEVVEMLFQRGLVKLLFATETFAMGVNMPARTVMFDSISKHDGTQRRTLLPGEYIQMAGRAGRRGLDTTGMVIILCKGDVPEMSELHKMMLGTPTLLESQFRLTYTMILNLLRVEELRVEDMMKRSFSESKTRKDADTHRENMRAASKKLREFKDLQCFMCLADLESYYHTCREMQTLKKDLQRVIASHPTGVKILSTGRVIIVQTQNHKNALGVILSSSTASKERTFKTLVICDKDATSQNDGRSRGCEKSSSNSPHVQPIIKEKLFNPEGACGQAVLDLKGTDIEAISTQTIKVAAEKIADDVKKRQIPRFRNDPPGQSTSIATQELLRLTEANPDGLDKIDPVSDLHLRDIDLVEKFQRLSSLESLVGQFSCLTCANFQDHFAYHCQKMKLKEDLDHFKFLLSDSSLELLPEYHQRIQVLRELRHIDSSNAIQLKGRVACEINNHELVITELVFQNILSPLPPAEIAALLSCMVFQEKRCAEPELTESLKEGVSRIKAEATRIGEIQREKGMDMPVEDFVEQFRFGLTQVVYEWARGMPFIDITQLTDVSEGNIVRTIQRLDETCRDVRNAARIIGDPTLFQKMEDTSQAIKRDIVFAASLYTQ; encoded by the exons GTTTATACCTCGTAAGACCAACCCATCCAGCCTGTACAGCATATCATCATGCCCTCTACAGAGCACATTACAGGTGGAAAGGGATCCTACTACAGGGGAACTACTTGGATTCAAAGAG GTGAGGCTGGAGGATACAGGTTCTACCGCTAAGAACTCATTGTCTTTAAGGCGTCAACCAGGACCCCCAAGTGAAGCAGTTAGAGGCAATTCTACTAACTATCCATTCTGGCCAGGAGGAATAGATGAGCCAACGTTAGAAGTGATGCAAGCAAAAGTGGAAGGCGAGATTGAGATGGATTTTGAAAATG ATCTTTTAACCACACCCCCAGGTTTTGAAACTggtatgacctttgaacccaaatctgAAGAGAAAGGAGTCGGTGAACAAGCCTTGGCAACTACACCGGTGAATGACATCATTACAGATGTTAAAACTTTGAAATTAACTGATATCATGCTTGGTGATGATGACCTGGTGTTTGATgacgaggaggaggaggaagagaggGCAAAGGAGGTGGAAACACAACTCAAGGAAAATACAAATCAG AAATCAGAGAAAGAAGAGAGTGAAACATCAAACCTGACACGGTCTGACAGCTTAGAAAAACTACTGCCACCTAAG AAAGACACAGTAATTGAAACCAAGAATGTGCCTACACTAAAACCCAGTGCAGATGAACCCAAGGAGGAATGGTCTGTTAGAGTAGATATCT AGCCGGTAGATGATTTCC AAAAAGTCCCTGTTCCAGCTCACAAG TGGCCCTTTGAGTTGGATGTGTTCCAGAAGCAAGCAGTTCTTCATCTAGAGAACCATGAGAGTGTCTTTGTAGCAGCTCACACATCAGCTGGCAAAACAGTTGTAGCTGAATATGCTATAGCTTTGTCTCTTAGACATTTAACAAG GACTGTCTACACATCTCCTATCAAAGCCTTATCCAATCAAAAATTTCGTGATTTTCGTCAGACCTTCAGCGACGTAGGTTTGCTGACCGGTGATGTCCAGATCAAACCGGAAGCATCTTGTTTAATCATGACGACAGAGATTCTACGTTCCATGTTGTATAATGGCTCTGATGTCATCAGGGATCTGGAGTGGGTTATATTTGATGAAGTACATTATATCAATGATTCAGAG AGAGGAGTTGTATGGGAAGAGGTTCTCATCATGCTACCAGAACACGTCAAAATCATCTTACTGAGTGCAACTGTACCAAATACTATGCAGTTTGCTGGATGGGTTGG gCGGATCAAGCAGAAGAAAATTTATGTGATCAGTACACTAAAGCGTCCTGTGCCTTTAGAACACTACTTATACACTGGAAATAGTAACAAGACTAGCAATGAACTGTTTATGATTGTAGATGCGAAAAAGCAGTTCTTGCAAAGAGG ATACAACAAAGCTATTGATGCCAAGAAAGGAAGAGAAACAAAGGTAACATCTGGGTATGGAGCTAAGGGCCCACGTGGAGGTGGCTTCAAATCA GACAAGCCAGTGTACCTGTCAGTAATTGAGATGCTGCGTAAGAAAGATCAACTCCCAGTGGTGGTGTTTACATTCTCCAAGAAGCGATGTGACGACAACGCCTCGTCTCTTAGTAGTCTTGATTTGACGACAAGTAGTGAGAAGAGCGAAATCCATGTGTTTGTTAGGAAATGTCTGGAGAGGTTAAAAGTTGCTGATAGAGGATTACCACAG GTTTTGACAATGTCAGAGCTACTGAAAAGAGGCATAGCAGTTCATCACAGTGGCATCCTTCCCATTCTGAAAGAAGTTGTGGAAATGTTATTCCAGAGAGGCTTAGTCAAG CTATTATTCGCCACAGAGACGTTTGCAATGGGTGTCAACATGCCAGCACGTACCGTGATGTTTGATAGTATCTCAAAGCACGATGGGACACAAAGGCGTACCCTGTTACCGGGAGAATACATTCAGATGGCTGGTAGAGCAGGACGTAGAGGTTTGGATACGACTGGAATGGTGATCATACTGTGTAAAGGAGATGTGCCAGAAATGTCAGAACTACATAAAATGATGTTG GGCACACCAACACTGCTAGAATCCCAGTTCCGTCTAACCTACACCATGATACTCAACCTCCTCCGAGTGGAAGAATTGCGGGTAGAAGACATGATGAAGAGAAGCTTTTCCGAGTCAAAGACCAGGAAAGATGCAGACACCCACCGGGAGAATATGAGAGCTGCATCCAAGAAGTTGAGAGAATTCAAGGACCTGCAATGTTTTATGTGCCTAGCTGACTTGGAGAGTTATTATCATACCTGTAGAGAGATGCAGACCCTCAAGAAAGATTTACAA AGAGTGATTGCCTCACATCCAACTGGTGTCAAGATCTTGTCAACAGGTCGTGTCATCATAGTCCAAACACAAAACCACAAAAATGCTTTAGGTGTCATTCTTAGCTCATCAACCGCTAGTAAAGAAAGGACGTTTAAAACTCTTGTTATCTGTGATAAGGATGCAACATCTCAAAATGATGGCAGAAGTCGTGGGTGTGAAAAGAGCAGTAGTAATAGTCCTCATGTACAGCCGATTATTAAAGAGAAGTTGTTTAATCCAGAGGGTGCTTGTGGGCAAGCGGTTTTGGATTTGAAAGGCACAGATATTGAAGCTATCAGTACTCAAACAATCAAAGTGGCAGCTGAGAAGATTGCGGATGATGTGAAGAAGAGACAGATACCAAGGTTTAG AAATGATCCTCCAGGCCAATCCACCAGCATAGCCACTCAGGAATTACTACGTCTCACAGAGGCCAACCCAGATGGTTTGGATAAGATTGACCCTGTTAGTGATCTCCACTTACGAGACATTGATCTGGTAGAGAAGTTCCAACGGTTAAGCAGTCTGGAGTCACTTGTGGGCCAGTTTAGTTGTCTAACCTGTGCCAACTTTCAGGACCAT TTTGCATACCATTGCCAAAAGATGAAACTGAAGGAGGATTTGGACCATTTCAAGTTTCTTTTATCAGATTCAAGTCTAGAATTACTACCAGAGTATCACCAAAGGATACAG GTTCTCAGAGAATTACGACACATAGACAGCAGCAACGCCATTCAGTTGAAAGGTCGAGTTGCTTGTGAGATCAATAATCATGAACTAGTGATAACAGAATTAGTCTTCCAGAACATCCTGTCACCGCTTCCACCGGCAGAGATAGCTGCGTTGTTGTCATGTATGGTGTTTCAAGAGAAACGGTGTGCTGAACCAGAACTCACAGAGTCACTTAAAGAG GGGGTATCAAGAATCAAAGCAGAGGCAACCAGAATAGGTGAAATTCAGAGAGAGAAAGGCATGGATATGCCGGTAGAAGACTTTGTAGAGCAGTTCAGATTTGGATTGACCCAAGTAGTCTATGAATGGGCTAGAGGAATG CCGTTCATTGATATCACCCAGCTGACTGACGTATCAGAGGGAAACATAGTGAGAACGATTCAGAGATTAGATGAGACGTGTCGTGATGTGCGGAATGCCGCCCGCATCATTGGAGATCCAACTCTCTTTCAGAAGATGGAAGATACATCCCAAGCCATCAAAAGAGACATTGTGTTTGCTGCTAGTCTGTATACTCAGTGA
- the LOC140138425 gene encoding mitogen-activated protein kinase kinase kinase 20-like translates to MSLSKIKRSDLTFGEELGRGGFSVVYKAIWKQSLFESQEVAAKKLIKPQANEMKIMSQLEHENIVKLLAVVDENPDFYLILELCPGGSLRTYLDERRGKRLPEDQFYDWAKQAARSIEYLKKMGIIHKDVKSENYVIADHNILKLTDFGLAKEIDATIENATGSATYAYMAPELLKDFILSPSYDIFSYGVVVYELWTTQKPFEGVEGYAIIWKVCHLNERPPIPDDCPEPIADLMRQCWLEKWKDRPSIDHVLTVVRPSQLNPAPQSCRAC, encoded by the coding sequence ATGTCGCTGTCTAAGATCAAGCGATCAGATCTTACCTTTGGGGAAGAGTTAGGCAGAGGTGGCTTCAGTGTTGTGTACAAGGCAATATGGAAGCAATCATTATTTGAAAGTCAAGAAGTTGCCGCTAAGAAGTTAATTAAACCACAagctaatgaaatgaaaataatgtCACAACTAGAGCATGAGAACATAGTTAAGTTGTTAGCTGTGGTTGATGAAAATCCTGATTTCTACTTGATACTCGAGCTTTGCCCAGGTGGGTCACTCAGAACATATCTAGATGAACGACGAGGAAAGCGACTACCAGAAGACCAGTTCTATGATTGGGCAAAGCAAGCAGCCAGATCAATAGAGTATCTCAAGAAAATGGGGATTATTCACAAAGATGTGAAAAGTGAAAACTATGTGATCGCAGACCATAATATTTTAAAGTTGACTGATTTTGGATTAGCCAAGGAGATTGACGCAACCATCGAGAATGCAACAGGCTCAGCAACATACGCATACATGGCACCAGAACTCTTGAAAGATTTCATACTTTCCCCAAGCTATGATATCTTCTCATATGGTGTAGTTGTATATGAATTGTGGACAACACAGAAGCCATTTGAAGGCGTAGAAGGCTATGCCATCATCTGGAAGGTTTGTCACCTGAACGAGCGCCCACCAATTCCCGATGATTGCCCTGAACCAATAGCTGACTTGATGAGGCAGTGCTGGTTAGAGAAGTGGAAAGACAGACCCAGCATTGACCATGTGTTAACAGTGGTAAGGCCATCTCAATTAAATCCTGCGCCTCAAAGCTGCCGTGCGTGTTAG